A stretch of the Panicum virgatum strain AP13 chromosome 9N, P.virgatum_v5, whole genome shotgun sequence genome encodes the following:
- the LOC120692956 gene encoding uncharacterized protein LOC120692956, producing MTISRGRTRSRSSNSSVAGENTTLSNNESADPPAIDEEPEESYLQGSAELPPAIPNMQDRPLIEPVGKSHWTEVKGRTPASVLTCLLKHYHPGLVTYRRKTLVATTWKHFQAAKYSAGKSVADTVIEGFLERFRFNLAKEDESREVVGACCSDLLGSIMYYARITATMDHFRIVEGRKICDKIAGQFYLTREEYKQDCWDALATEWTSPEFKERSKKNCQNRLSRRFKPHRGGSNSIAVMRQKMSKKLGRVVYELEAWVHTVSISKFAKLYGECCFAYWYASHKCSF from the exons ATGACAATCTCACGTGGACGGACGCGTAGTCGGTCGTCCAACAGTTCTGTTGCTGGGGAGAACACAACTTTGAGTAACAATGAATCTGCTGATCCTCCTGCAATAGATGAGGAACCTGAAGAAAGCTACTTGCAGGGTAGTGCAGAGCTTCCCCCCGCCATTCCTAACATGCAAGATCGTCCATTGATTGAGCCAGTAGGAAAATC GCATTGGACTGAAGTAAAGGGAAGGACTCCTGCGAGTGTGTTAACATGTTTGCTGAAGCACTATCATCCTGGTTTAGTTACCTATAGAAGGAAGACTCTGGTTGCAACAACATGGAAGCATTTCCAAGCAGCAAAGTACTCAGCTGGGAAATCCGTTGCTGATACTGTTATTGAAGGATTTTTG GAAAGGTTTAGATTCAACCTAGCTAAAGAAGATGAATCAAGAGAGGTTGTTGGTGCTTGCTGCTCAGACCTGCTAGGAAGCATCATGTATTATGCAAGAATCACTGCTACAATGGATCATTTTCGCATAGTGGAGGGAAGAAAAATTTGTGACAAGATTGCCGGGCAATTCTATTTGACACGGGAGGAGTACAAACAAGACTGTTGGGATGCTTTGGCCACTGAATGGACCAGTCCTGAGTTCAAGGAAAGGTCTAAGAAAAATTGTCAAAATCGCTTGAGCAGGAGATTTAAACCTCACAGAGGAGGATCTAATTCCATTGCAGTAATGCGACAGAAGATG TCTAAGAAATTAGGGAGAGTTGTATATGAACTTGAGGCTTGGGTCCATACAGTCTCAATTTCAAAGTTTGCAAAGCTTTATGGAG AGTGTTGCTTTGCGTACTGGTATGCCAGCCACAAGTGTTCCTTCTAA